One Vicinamibacterales bacterium DNA window includes the following coding sequences:
- a CDS encoding 4Fe-4S dicluster domain-containing protein: MTTRRCFLRLASLSTLGAAAGTIMGCATAGTGGRRLAMAIDPGKCLQKDGCRACIDACHRAHNVPPIPDREHEVKWIWKERAEDAFASEDGGEGMAPLGGRPVLVLCNHCENPPCVRVCPTRATWKREDGVVMMDEHRCIGCRYCMAACPYGSRSFNWVDPRPHVTTLDPGYPTRTKGVVEKCTFCDERLARGEQPLCVEACPERAIVFGDLRDPASPIRQLTGSRYTMRRKPELGTRPQVYYLI; encoded by the coding sequence ATGACCACGCGCCGATGCTTCCTCCGTCTGGCAAGTCTCTCGACCCTCGGGGCGGCGGCCGGCACCATCATGGGCTGCGCAACCGCTGGTACGGGCGGGCGTCGATTGGCGATGGCCATCGATCCGGGCAAATGTCTGCAAAAGGACGGTTGCCGTGCCTGCATCGACGCGTGTCATCGGGCGCACAATGTACCGCCGATCCCGGACCGCGAGCACGAGGTGAAGTGGATCTGGAAGGAGCGGGCCGAGGACGCCTTCGCCAGCGAGGATGGTGGGGAGGGCATGGCGCCGCTAGGTGGACGCCCCGTGCTCGTGCTCTGCAACCATTGTGAGAACCCTCCCTGCGTTCGCGTCTGCCCGACCAGGGCGACGTGGAAACGTGAGGACGGCGTGGTGATGATGGACGAGCATCGGTGTATCGGCTGCCGCTACTGTATGGCGGCGTGTCCGTATGGCTCACGCTCCTTCAACTGGGTCGACCCGCGCCCGCACGTCACCACGCTGGACCCCGGGTATCCCACGCGGACCAAGGGCGTCGTCGAGAAGTGCACGTTCTGCGACGAGAGGCTGGCGCGCGGCGAACAGCCGTTGTGCGTCGAGGCCTGCCCCGAACGGGCGATCGTTTTCGGCGACCTCCGTGATCCGGCGTCGCCGATTCGACAATTGACAGGTTCACGCTACACGATGCGCCGCAAACCGGAGTTGGGGACCAGGCCGCAGGTGTACTACCTCATCTAG
- the cysG gene encoding siroheme synthase CysG, translated as MTVGAERRTTWVHPIFIDLSGQPVVVIGGGTIAERKVESLIGAGARVTVVSPEVTDRVDRWSAAGQLTLERRGYRNGDLHGARLAYATASDPQVNRAVQAEARELGIWFNAVDDPELCDFISPAVVRRGDLTIAISTNGRSPALARYIREEIEARFGPAYADAAARLGELRDRCKAEGRSPSEERAQMDAILTELGGARARREPAPARSSNGKVFLVGAGPGDPELLTVKGRRLLQAADTIVYDALVDPSLLDLSKPGASRIYVGKRDRHHTRPQSEINSLLIEQAQAGRTVVRLKGGDPFIFGRGGEEAEALRQAGIAYEVVPGVSAGVAVPAYAGIPLTHRDFTSELVFVTGHACGTAPVPVDWARHAKSSASLVIFMGLHNLAAIAKELLDHGRDPQCPVAVIENGTTAAQRTVVAPLASIADQAGRAGLAPPAIIVVGGVVSLREKLDWFVAPTPPDRPMDG; from the coding sequence ATGACTGTCGGGGCTGAACGGCGAACCACGTGGGTCCATCCGATCTTCATCGATCTGAGCGGCCAGCCGGTCGTGGTCATCGGCGGCGGCACGATCGCGGAACGCAAGGTCGAGTCGTTGATCGGCGCGGGCGCCCGCGTAACCGTCGTGAGCCCGGAGGTGACGGACCGCGTCGACCGATGGAGCGCCGCAGGGCAGTTGACGCTCGAGCGCCGCGGCTACCGGAACGGAGACCTGCACGGCGCCCGTCTTGCCTACGCGACCGCGTCGGATCCCCAGGTGAATCGTGCCGTGCAAGCCGAAGCGCGCGAGCTGGGTATCTGGTTCAACGCGGTGGACGACCCTGAACTCTGCGACTTCATCAGCCCGGCCGTTGTCCGTCGCGGCGATCTGACCATCGCCATCTCCACCAACGGACGCAGCCCGGCACTCGCGCGCTACATCCGGGAAGAGATCGAGGCGCGGTTCGGACCGGCCTACGCGGACGCGGCGGCGCGGCTCGGTGAACTGCGCGACCGCTGCAAGGCCGAAGGGCGCTCGCCGTCCGAGGAGCGGGCGCAGATGGACGCGATTCTCACGGAACTTGGTGGCGCGCGCGCGAGGCGTGAACCGGCCCCCGCGAGGTCGTCGAACGGAAAGGTCTTTCTCGTCGGCGCCGGTCCCGGCGATCCCGAGCTGCTGACGGTCAAGGGCCGTCGTCTTCTCCAGGCTGCCGACACAATCGTCTACGACGCGTTGGTGGATCCGTCGTTGCTCGATCTATCCAAGCCTGGTGCCAGCCGGATCTACGTGGGCAAGCGAGACAGGCACCACACGCGACCGCAGTCCGAGATCAACAGCCTCCTCATCGAACAGGCGCAGGCGGGACGAACGGTGGTCCGGCTCAAGGGCGGCGATCCGTTCATCTTCGGACGCGGCGGCGAGGAGGCCGAGGCGCTTCGGCAGGCCGGCATCGCGTACGAGGTCGTGCCGGGCGTGAGCGCGGGCGTGGCGGTGCCCGCCTACGCCGGCATTCCGCTCACACACCGGGACTTCACGTCTGAACTGGTCTTCGTGACCGGGCATGCATGCGGCACCGCCCCGGTGCCCGTGGACTGGGCGCGTCACGCGAAATCGTCGGCCTCACTCGTCATCTTCATGGGCCTGCACAATCTGGCGGCCATCGCGAAGGAGCTGCTCGACCACGGTCGCGATCCGCAGTGCCCGGTGGCAGTCATCGAGAACGGGACGACGGCGGCGCAGCGAACGGTCGTCGCCCCGTTGGCCAGCATTGCGGACCAGGCCGGC
- the dsrB gene encoding dissimilatory-type sulfite reductase subunit beta → MRKTDIGPPHYGQFLPPVIQANYGKWRYHEIPRPGVLVHVAESGDRLYTVRAGSPRLLSVQTIREICDLADTYCDGYLRFTSRHNIEFLLTDPAKIEPLVADLAARGFPVGGTGHSISNIVHTQGWIHCHSAATDASGIVKALMDELVGHFTTMALPGKLRVALACCVNMCGAVHCSDIAILGIHRRPPKINQERLPKVCELPTVVASCPTAAIRPTRKDGHDSVEVAEELCMFCGNCFTVCPAMPLNDALNDGVSIWVGGKVSNARSEPAFSKLAIPFLPNNPPRWPEVVEAVTRLVDVWAANARHYERMGEWIERIGWPRFFRMTGIEFTKQHIDDFRHAETTFKRSVHLKG, encoded by the coding sequence ATGCGCAAGACCGACATCGGCCCGCCCCACTACGGTCAGTTCCTGCCGCCCGTCATCCAGGCGAACTACGGGAAATGGCGGTACCACGAGATCCCCCGGCCCGGAGTCCTGGTGCACGTCGCCGAATCGGGCGATCGGCTCTACACCGTCCGCGCCGGATCGCCGCGGCTGCTGAGTGTGCAGACGATTCGCGAGATCTGCGACCTGGCCGACACGTACTGCGACGGGTATCTCCGGTTCACCAGCCGCCACAACATCGAGTTCCTGTTGACCGATCCCGCGAAGATCGAGCCACTCGTCGCGGACCTCGCCGCGAGGGGGTTTCCGGTCGGCGGAACGGGTCACTCGATCTCGAACATCGTGCACACGCAGGGCTGGATCCACTGTCACTCGGCGGCTACCGATGCGTCGGGTATCGTGAAGGCGTTGATGGACGAACTGGTCGGCCACTTCACGACGATGGCGCTGCCGGGCAAGCTGCGCGTGGCGCTGGCGTGCTGCGTGAACATGTGCGGCGCGGTGCACTGCTCGGATATCGCCATCCTCGGCATCCATCGGCGGCCGCCGAAGATCAACCAGGAGCGGCTGCCGAAGGTGTGCGAGCTGCCCACCGTGGTCGCTTCCTGCCCGACGGCGGCCATCAGGCCGACCCGAAAGGACGGTCACGACAGCGTCGAAGTGGCCGAGGAACTCTGCATGTTCTGCGGCAACTGCTTCACCGTCTGTCCGGCGATGCCGCTCAACGACGCGCTGAACGACGGCGTCTCCATCTGGGTCGGCGGGAAGGTGAGCAACGCACGTTCCGAACCGGCCTTTTCCAAGCTCGCCATCCCGTTCCTCCCGAACAATCCCCCCCGCTGGCCGGAGGTCGTGGAGGCGGTGACCAGGCTGGTGGACGTGTGGGCGGCGAATGCGCGCCACTACGAGCGGATGGGCGAGTGGATCGAGCGCATTGGATGGCCTCGATTCTTCCGCATGACGGGCATCGAGTTCACCAAGCAGCACATCGACGACTTCCGTCACGCGGAGACGACATTCAAGCGCTCGGTGCACCTGAAAGGATGA
- a CDS encoding cobyrinate a,c-diamide synthase, whose protein sequence is MNGEAFPRLVIAGLSGDAGKTFVSIGVALAARAAGCRVRAFKKGPDYIDAAWLRWASDDVVRNLDTFLMGTAGAVASFFRHALDGRSASAARDEALNLIEGNRGLFDGADVAGTDSTAVLAKALAAPVVLVLNVRKMTRTAAACVRGCQALDPDLALAGVILNQVAGERHESVVRQAIERECGIPVLGAIPRLDDARLPGRHLGLITPAEHPAIEEAGRVALDAVRQHVNVGALIEAARAAGPAECPPQAMWRANDSSRKNAFRDVGAGPTIGYVCDSAFSFYYPENLEALAARGATLVPISSLSGEPLPGHLDALYIGGGFPETHANALSANVSLRTSIRAGAKAGLPIYAECGGLMLLARSVIWQGRRHDMADVLPIDVEVGSRPQGHGYVRLRVDRDNPFFGGGQELRGHEFHYSRIVGAGDRVPGDLPTACAIERGTGCGGGRDGIVVGNVWASYTHLHALGAPAWADGLVAAATKAAGR, encoded by the coding sequence ATGAACGGCGAAGCCTTTCCCCGTCTCGTGATTGCGGGCCTCTCTGGGGATGCCGGCAAGACCTTCGTGTCGATTGGCGTGGCACTGGCTGCGCGGGCAGCCGGTTGCCGTGTTCGCGCCTTCAAGAAGGGACCGGATTACATCGACGCCGCCTGGTTGCGATGGGCGTCCGACGACGTGGTTCGCAATCTCGACACGTTCCTGATGGGGACGGCGGGCGCGGTCGCGTCGTTCTTCCGCCACGCGCTCGACGGACGGTCCGCCTCTGCAGCGCGCGACGAGGCGCTGAACCTCATCGAAGGCAACCGGGGCCTGTTCGACGGGGCCGACGTCGCTGGCACGGACAGTACCGCCGTGCTGGCGAAAGCGCTCGCCGCGCCTGTCGTGCTCGTCCTGAATGTCCGGAAGATGACGCGGACCGCGGCCGCGTGCGTGCGCGGCTGCCAGGCGCTCGACCCGGATCTCGCGCTGGCGGGCGTCATCCTGAACCAGGTGGCGGGCGAGCGCCACGAATCGGTTGTACGGCAGGCGATCGAGCGCGAGTGCGGCATTCCCGTGCTGGGTGCGATTCCCCGGCTGGACGATGCGCGGTTACCGGGGCGGCACTTGGGGCTCATCACTCCAGCCGAGCACCCAGCCATCGAGGAGGCCGGCCGCGTCGCTCTCGACGCGGTCCGACAACACGTGAACGTGGGCGCGCTGATTGAGGCAGCCCGCGCAGCCGGACCAGCGGAATGCCCTCCGCAGGCGATGTGGCGCGCGAACGACTCGTCCAGGAAGAACGCGTTCCGCGACGTCGGTGCCGGTCCGACGATCGGGTACGTCTGCGATTCCGCGTTCAGCTTCTACTATCCCGAAAATCTCGAGGCCCTGGCGGCGCGCGGCGCGACGCTCGTCCCCATCTCGTCGCTGTCGGGCGAGCCGTTGCCTGGTCACCTCGATGCGCTGTACATCGGCGGCGGCTTCCCGGAGACGCATGCGAACGCCCTCTCCGCCAACGTGTCGCTCAGAACGTCGATCCGGGCCGGCGCGAAAGCCGGGCTGCCAATCTACGCGGAGTGCGGCGGGTTGATGCTCCTGGCCCGGAGCGTCATCTGGCAGGGCCGCCGTCACGACATGGCGGACGTGCTGCCGATCGACGTGGAAGTCGGTTCCCGCCCGCAGGGCCACGGGTACGTCAGGCTTCGCGTGGACCGCGACAACCCGTTCTTCGGAGGCGGCCAGGAACTGAGAGGGCACGAGTTCCACTACTCGCGCATCGTCGGCGCCGGAGACCGCGTTCCAGGCGACCTTCCTACGGCCTGCGCGATCGAGCGCGGCACGGGCTGCGGTGGAGGCCGGGACGGGATCGTGGTTGGCAACGTGTGGGCGAGCTACACGCATCTGCACGCACTCGGCGCGCCAGCATGGGCGGACGGGCTGGTGGCCGCCGCGACGAAGGCGGCCGGTCGATGA
- the nrfD gene encoding NrfD/PsrC family molybdoenzyme membrane anchor subunit — MFMLEKALRGGRGYWAWTGALLAVVCVGAWCYWLQLQAGLGITGLSRDIVWGLYIAQFTFLVGVAASAVMVVLPYYLHDFRVFGRVTILGEFLAIAAVTMCVLFIVVDMGRPSRVLNVLLHPTPGSMMFWDMAALAGYLLLNVLITRVTLEAERNDIAPPRWIRPVIIVSIPWAISIHTVTAFLYSGLPGRSFWLTAILAPRFLASAFAAGPALLILLCLVARRLRLVDVGREALQKLAVLVAYAVTVHVFLVLVEVFTVFYSQVPEHVAHFRYLYAGLAGHAALVPWMWSSAGLLALALGLLLAPRTRAREGTLVVACLATFVGLWIDKGLGLIVGGLVPSALGAVFDYSPTFPELTITIGIWALGALMVTAFLRITSGVRSQESGARSEECPGRS; from the coding sequence ATGTTCATGCTCGAGAAAGCGCTGCGCGGCGGACGAGGATACTGGGCGTGGACCGGCGCGCTGCTGGCCGTCGTGTGCGTGGGCGCGTGGTGCTACTGGCTGCAGCTGCAGGCCGGCCTGGGCATCACCGGGCTGAGCCGCGACATCGTCTGGGGCCTCTACATCGCCCAGTTCACGTTCCTCGTGGGCGTGGCTGCGTCTGCCGTCATGGTCGTGCTGCCCTACTACCTTCACGACTTCCGTGTGTTCGGCCGCGTCACGATTCTCGGCGAGTTCCTCGCCATAGCGGCCGTGACGATGTGCGTCCTGTTCATCGTGGTCGACATGGGGCGGCCCTCGCGCGTGCTCAACGTGCTGCTCCATCCCACGCCCGGATCGATGATGTTCTGGGACATGGCGGCGCTGGCCGGCTATCTGCTGCTCAATGTGCTGATCACCCGCGTGACGCTCGAAGCCGAGAGGAACGACATCGCACCACCTCGGTGGATCCGGCCCGTGATCATCGTGTCGATCCCCTGGGCGATCAGCATCCATACCGTCACCGCGTTCCTCTACAGCGGCCTGCCCGGACGGTCATTCTGGCTGACCGCCATCCTCGCGCCGCGTTTCCTCGCATCGGCGTTCGCAGCCGGTCCGGCGCTGCTGATCCTGTTGTGCCTCGTGGCCCGTCGACTGAGGCTCGTCGATGTCGGCCGGGAGGCGCTCCAGAAACTGGCCGTGCTTGTCGCGTACGCGGTGACCGTTCACGTATTCCTCGTCCTGGTCGAGGTGTTCACGGTCTTCTACAGCCAGGTTCCGGAGCACGTGGCGCACTTCCGGTATCTCTATGCGGGCCTCGCGGGCCACGCCGCCCTGGTGCCCTGGATGTGGAGCTCCGCCGGGCTCTTGGCGCTCGCGCTCGGGCTGCTGCTGGCGCCGCGAACGCGGGCCAGGGAGGGGACGCTGGTTGTCGCGTGCCTGGCGACGTTTGTCGGTCTGTGGATCGACAAGGGGCTCGGCCTGATCGTCGGCGGCCTCGTGCCTTCGGCGCTTGGAGCCGTGTTCGACTACTCGCCAACGTTCCCTGAACTGACGATTACCATCGGCATCTGGGCGCTCGGCGCATTGATGGTGACGGCGTTCTTGAGGATTACCTCGGGAGTCAGGAGCCAGGAGTCGGGGGCCAGGAGCGAGGAGTGCCCGGGCAGATCATGA
- the dsrM gene encoding sulfate reduction electron transfer complex DsrMKJOP subunit DsrM, whose protein sequence is MTVLLIVLPYAAAALFLGGVAWRVWRWAATPVPFRIPTTSGQQASLTWIAPGRLESPRGWLGVAGRMLLEVLLFRSLFRDTRVRRLQPAGGPVGRLAFIERKALWLGAMAFHWALLVIVLRHLRLFVEPAPVVATVLASVDGFLEVGSPVWYVSDVVVLGALTYLLVRRLWNPLLRYLSLPIDYVVLLLLLASAGTGVVMRYVVRPDLAAIEQFTLSLAALRPTAPAAPGTWFVLHLLSVSLCVGMFPFTKLMHAAGVWLSPTRNQANDSRRRRHVNPWNAPVKVHTYQEWEDEFREKMRTAGLPLERDPDACP, encoded by the coding sequence ATGACCGTGCTGCTCATCGTGTTGCCGTATGCCGCCGCCGCGCTGTTTCTCGGCGGCGTGGCGTGGCGTGTGTGGCGCTGGGCAGCGACGCCCGTGCCGTTCCGGATTCCCACGACGAGCGGTCAGCAGGCATCGTTGACCTGGATTGCGCCGGGCCGGCTGGAGAGCCCCCGGGGCTGGCTGGGCGTCGCGGGCCGGATGTTGCTCGAGGTGCTGCTCTTCCGCTCGTTGTTCAGGGATACGCGCGTCCGGCGGCTGCAGCCTGCCGGCGGCCCGGTCGGGCGACTGGCGTTCATCGAGCGGAAGGCGCTCTGGCTCGGGGCGATGGCGTTTCATTGGGCGCTGCTGGTGATCGTCCTCAGGCACCTGCGGCTGTTCGTGGAACCGGCGCCCGTCGTGGCCACAGTGCTGGCGTCGGTCGACGGGTTTCTGGAGGTCGGATCACCGGTCTGGTATGTCTCGGATGTCGTCGTCCTCGGTGCGTTGACCTACCTGCTCGTCCGCCGGCTCTGGAATCCGCTGCTGCGCTATCTGTCGCTCCCAATCGACTACGTCGTCTTGCTGCTGCTCCTGGCGAGCGCGGGCACGGGTGTCGTGATGCGCTACGTCGTGCGGCCGGACCTGGCGGCAATCGAGCAATTCACGTTGAGCCTGGCCGCGTTGCGGCCGACCGCGCCGGCCGCGCCGGGCACCTGGTTCGTCCTGCACCTGCTGTCGGTGTCGTTGTGTGTGGGAATGTTCCCGTTCACCAAGCTGATGCACGCGGCGGGTGTGTGGCTCAGCCCCACGCGCAACCAGGCCAATGACAGCCGGCGTCGCCGCCACGTGAACCCGTGGAACGCCCCTGTCAAGGTTCACACCTATCAGGAGTGGGAGGACGAGTTCAGAGAGAAGATGCGAACGGCGGGCCTGCCGCTCGAGAGGGATCCCGACGCATGTCCCTAG
- a CDS encoding (Fe-S)-binding protein → MSLDKPNPAHLAAVEQALPRRAWRDPFVEFRKGTFNHAAHARSLEYLGLPNPRQWQPTDADWKLPAGWQQIILDGMKERLDRYRSFRLFMDICVRCGACADKCHFYLGSGDPKNTPVLRAELIRSVYRRYFTVAGRLLGPLAGARDLTEDVVKEWFYYFYQCTECRRCSVFCPYGIDTAEITMIGRELLNLVGCNINWVIEPAANCDRVGNHLGIQPHGFKDSLDFAVDELEELTGIRVDAPINRKGAEVLLVVPSADYFGSPHYFTLLGYLMVLHEAGVDYTFSAYASEGGNFGLFSSHEMVKRLNAKLYAEAKRLGVKWILGGECGHMWRVVHQYMDTMNGPADFLEVPVSPATGTRFEHAASTRMLHICEFTADLIEHGKLSLDPSRNDHWNATFHDSCNPARAMGLYEEPRFILRHVLNAFHEMPENTIREQTFCCGSGAGLGTDENFEMRMRGGLPRASAVKYVRDRFGTNLLACICAVDKATLPPLLEYWVPGVEVAGVHELVGNALVMKGERTRTTDLRGDPLAHVEGADRA, encoded by the coding sequence ATGTCCCTAGACAAGCCGAATCCCGCACACCTCGCCGCCGTTGAGCAGGCGCTTCCACGCCGCGCCTGGCGCGATCCGTTCGTCGAGTTCCGCAAGGGCACGTTCAACCACGCGGCGCACGCTCGAAGCCTCGAATACCTCGGCCTGCCGAACCCCCGGCAATGGCAGCCGACCGACGCCGACTGGAAGCTTCCGGCCGGCTGGCAGCAGATCATCCTCGACGGCATGAAGGAGCGGCTCGATCGCTACCGGTCCTTCCGGCTGTTCATGGACATCTGCGTTCGTTGTGGCGCCTGCGCGGACAAGTGCCACTTCTACCTCGGCTCGGGCGATCCCAAGAACACCCCCGTCCTCAGGGCCGAGTTGATCCGGTCGGTCTATCGACGCTACTTCACCGTCGCGGGGCGTCTTCTCGGACCGCTGGCTGGCGCGCGGGACCTGACCGAGGACGTCGTGAAGGAGTGGTTCTACTACTTCTATCAGTGCACCGAATGCCGCCGCTGCTCGGTCTTCTGCCCCTATGGCATCGATACGGCCGAGATCACGATGATCGGCCGCGAGTTGCTGAACCTCGTCGGCTGCAACATCAACTGGGTCATCGAGCCGGCGGCCAACTGCGACCGTGTGGGCAACCATCTCGGCATCCAGCCGCACGGCTTCAAGGACAGCCTCGACTTCGCCGTGGACGAACTGGAGGAGTTGACGGGCATCCGGGTCGACGCGCCGATCAACCGGAAAGGCGCGGAGGTCCTGCTCGTCGTTCCGTCGGCCGACTACTTCGGGTCGCCGCACTACTTCACGCTGCTCGGCTACCTGATGGTGCTGCACGAGGCGGGCGTCGACTACACCTTCAGCGCGTACGCCTCCGAGGGCGGCAACTTCGGCCTCTTCTCATCCCACGAGATGGTCAAGCGCCTCAACGCCAAGCTGTACGCGGAGGCGAAGCGTCTTGGCGTGAAGTGGATTCTCGGTGGCGAGTGCGGACACATGTGGCGCGTCGTCCATCAATACATGGACACGATGAACGGGCCGGCGGACTTCCTCGAGGTGCCCGTCTCGCCGGCCACGGGGACCCGGTTCGAGCACGCGGCATCGACCAGGATGCTGCACATCTGCGAGTTCACGGCAGACCTGATCGAGCACGGGAAGCTGTCGCTCGATCCGTCGCGCAACGACCACTGGAACGCGACGTTTCACGACTCGTGCAACCCGGCACGGGCCATGGGATTGTACGAGGAACCGCGGTTCATCCTGCGCCACGTGCTCAACGCCTTCCACGAGATGCCTGAGAACACGATCCGCGAGCAGACCTTCTGCTGCGGCAGCGGCGCGGGGCTCGGCACCGACGAGAATTTCGAGATGCGGATGCGCGGTGGGTTGCCGCGCGCCAGTGCCGTGAAATACGTGCGCGACCGGTTCGGCACGAACTTGCTGGCCTGTATCTGCGCCGTGGACAAGGCGACGCTGCCGCCGCTACTGGAGTATTGGGTGCCGGGCGTCGAGGTGGCCGGTGTACACGAGTTGGTGGGCAACGCCCTCGTCATGAAGGGCGAGAGGACCAGGACGACGGATCTGCGCGGGGACCCGCTCGCGCACGTCGAAGGGGCGGACCGTGCGTGA
- the dsrJ gene encoding sulfate reduction electron transfer complex DsrMKJOP subunit DsrJ translates to MRERALILAGLVGFLAAVTWPAWSARASHPVSDGPVLVRPVGETKCVAPTDVMRRTHMRLLADWRDSVVRTGVRMMTTNDGRQFRMSLTGTCLGCHQKAGFCDRCHAYVSVKPACWECHVAGKESR, encoded by the coding sequence GTGCGTGAGCGGGCGCTGATTCTCGCCGGCCTCGTGGGGTTCCTGGCGGCGGTCACCTGGCCCGCCTGGAGCGCGCGGGCCAGCCATCCGGTGTCAGACGGGCCCGTTCTGGTTCGTCCCGTGGGCGAGACGAAGTGCGTGGCGCCGACCGACGTCATGCGACGCACGCACATGCGGTTGCTGGCCGACTGGCGCGACTCGGTCGTGCGTACGGGTGTCCGGATGATGACGACGAACGATGGTCGGCAGTTTCGGATGAGCCTGACCGGCACGTGCCTGGGCTGTCACCAGAAGGCCGGTTTCTGCGACCGCTGCCACGCGTACGTCAGCGTGAAACCCGCGTGCTGGGAGTGCCACGTGGCCGGCAAGGAATCACGATGA
- the dsrA gene encoding dissimilatory-type sulfite reductase subunit alpha has product MSDKKPTPKLDELETGPWPSFVREMKRAAETSPMAEGLLGVVELSYEDRVGHWKHGGVVGVRGYGAGVIGRYSDVPEQFPDVAQFHTMRVNHPAGWFYKTDALRKICDIWERHGSGLTNLHGATGDVILLGTKTEELEPAFEELTENGFDLGGSGSVIRTPSCCVGPARCEWACFDTLALTYDLTRHFQDEIHRPSLPYKFKIKASGCPNDCVAAIARADLSVIGTWRDAIEVDEAALADYVRAGVDVRRDVCDLCPSRCLTWDDKTLTIDNAACARCMHCINVLPKALRPGRERGACLLIGGKAPIVSGAMLSSVLVPFMKIEPPYTELKELIGKILELWADEGKNRERVGEFIQRVGLGSFLEAIGLEPRPEMVKHPRENPYVFYEEYFEEEPK; this is encoded by the coding sequence ATGTCCGACAAGAAACCCACTCCGAAGCTCGACGAGCTCGAGACCGGTCCGTGGCCCAGTTTCGTTCGCGAGATGAAGCGCGCCGCGGAAACCAGCCCCATGGCTGAAGGTCTGCTCGGCGTCGTCGAGTTGTCATACGAAGACCGCGTGGGCCACTGGAAGCACGGCGGGGTCGTTGGCGTGAGAGGCTACGGCGCCGGCGTCATAGGGCGCTACTCGGATGTACCCGAGCAGTTCCCGGACGTCGCGCAGTTCCACACGATGCGCGTCAATCACCCGGCTGGCTGGTTCTACAAGACCGACGCGCTCAGGAAGATCTGCGACATCTGGGAGAGGCACGGTTCGGGACTCACCAACCTGCACGGTGCGACCGGCGACGTCATCCTGCTCGGCACGAAGACCGAAGAGCTCGAGCCGGCGTTCGAAGAGTTGACCGAGAACGGGTTCGACCTCGGCGGGTCGGGATCCGTCATCCGAACGCCGAGCTGCTGTGTCGGACCGGCCCGATGCGAGTGGGCGTGCTTCGACACGCTGGCGCTGACCTACGATCTGACCAGGCACTTCCAGGACGAGATCCACCGTCCCTCGCTGCCCTACAAGTTCAAGATCAAGGCGTCGGGGTGTCCGAACGATTGCGTGGCGGCCATCGCGCGCGCCGACCTGAGCGTCATCGGCACGTGGCGCGATGCGATCGAGGTGGACGAAGCGGCGCTCGCCGACTACGTCCGGGCCGGGGTGGATGTCCGCCGCGACGTGTGCGACCTGTGCCCGTCGAGGTGCCTGACCTGGGACGACAAGACGCTGACGATCGACAACGCCGCGTGCGCGCGGTGCATGCACTGCATCAACGTTCTGCCGAAGGCGCTACGACCCGGCCGGGAGCGGGGCGCCTGCCTGCTGATCGGAGGCAAGGCGCCGATTGTGTCGGGCGCCATGCTGTCGTCCGTGCTCGTGCCGTTCATGAAGATCGAGCCGCCCTACACCGAGTTGAAGGAACTCATCGGCAAGATCCTCGAACTCTGGGCCGACGAAGGTAAGAACCGCGAACGCGTCGGCGAGTTCATCCAGCGGGTCGGCTTGGGGAGTTTCCTCGAGGCGATTGGCCTCGAGCCGCGGCCCGAAATGGTGAAGCATCCTCGCGAGAACCCGTACGTGTTCTACGAGGAGTACTTCGAGGAAGAACCCAAGTAA